A window of the Cystobacter fuscus genome harbors these coding sequences:
- a CDS encoding ATP-binding protein, translating to MGGPAATPVPSTPRGDPSRPAAPSQPKASSQPSGAPQARSPTAPTSPRNEVLSPLPGETLKEFENLQELAKASSLDLDPELEKAVGFTHFDTSSSEDNLITVLTTRGDLHKLASQTLVRVKSREDNRTYLGVVVRGPFSEPDAIAANSTMAVGVVVQGKKLTYTFDYHGRADIELLGEEVGDKLEPPVLRPRPKSPVFLLDDKESSRVLGLGGNMCLGLVAGYARMEARLDPQDKSILPRHTGIIGTTGGGKSTTVATLIHHAQAEGIATVVFDVEGEYTHVDQPTNHAAMLAALKRRGRNPEGVKDLHIHHLAGRDSRNPGHENLHRFSLSFSSLSPYAISEILGMTEAQEERFHKAYDVTKLLLEDFKIFPRNEQEREQVLEVDEHSTGFPRMTLLHLLDVVEAYIYSLGSEGKEEGRSKSRSARGRSTSSEDSEKEEESEDAESTRRGPRLQSEFRHKPYLVMSRVREQSSKSEVSWKALMGRLQNLRRLKVFDVEDAPGVDYRELLTPGRVSVIDLSDTDSPQHSNLVIADILRGLQETQEARYQAAHEQKQSITPVLIIIEEAHEFLSASRFSKMRVLFEQVARIAKRGRKRWLGLVFVTQLPQHLPDEVLGLLNNFIIHKITDSSVISRMRKTVGGIDESLWNRVPRLAPGQALMSFSNFARPLMVAVDPAPVKRLLVD from the coding sequence GTGGGCGGACCCGCGGCGACTCCTGTCCCCTCCACCCCTCGGGGCGATCCTTCCCGGCCCGCTGCTCCGTCGCAGCCCAAGGCTTCGTCGCAGCCCAGCGGTGCGCCGCAGGCCAGGTCGCCCACTGCTCCAACCTCGCCCCGCAACGAGGTCCTCAGCCCCCTGCCCGGGGAGACGCTGAAGGAGTTCGAGAATCTCCAGGAGCTGGCCAAGGCCTCGTCCCTGGACCTGGATCCCGAGCTCGAGAAGGCCGTGGGCTTCACCCACTTCGACACCTCGTCGAGCGAGGACAACCTCATCACCGTCCTGACGACCCGGGGGGACCTGCACAAGCTGGCCTCCCAGACGCTCGTGCGGGTGAAGTCCCGCGAGGACAACCGCACCTATCTGGGCGTGGTGGTGCGGGGCCCCTTCTCCGAACCGGATGCCATCGCCGCCAACTCCACCATGGCCGTGGGAGTGGTCGTGCAGGGCAAGAAGCTGACCTATACCTTCGACTACCACGGACGCGCCGACATCGAGCTACTGGGGGAGGAGGTGGGTGACAAACTCGAGCCCCCCGTCCTCCGGCCCCGCCCCAAGAGCCCCGTCTTCCTGCTGGATGATAAGGAGAGCTCACGCGTGCTGGGACTCGGGGGGAACATGTGCCTCGGGTTGGTGGCGGGCTACGCGCGAATGGAGGCCCGCCTGGATCCCCAGGACAAGTCCATCCTCCCTCGTCACACCGGCATCATCGGGACGACGGGCGGCGGCAAGTCCACCACCGTGGCCACCCTCATCCACCACGCGCAGGCGGAGGGCATCGCGACCGTCGTCTTCGATGTGGAAGGGGAGTACACGCACGTGGATCAACCCACGAACCATGCGGCCATGCTCGCGGCCCTGAAGCGCCGGGGCCGCAATCCCGAGGGCGTGAAGGACCTGCACATCCACCATCTCGCGGGCAGGGACAGCCGCAACCCGGGGCACGAAAACCTGCACCGCTTCTCGCTGAGCTTCTCGAGCCTGTCGCCCTACGCCATCTCGGAGATCCTCGGCATGACGGAGGCGCAGGAGGAGCGCTTCCACAAGGCTTACGACGTCACGAAGCTGCTCCTGGAGGACTTCAAGATCTTCCCTCGCAACGAGCAGGAGCGGGAGCAGGTGCTGGAAGTGGATGAGCACTCGACGGGCTTTCCACGGATGACGCTCCTGCACCTGCTGGACGTCGTGGAGGCGTACATCTACAGCCTTGGCAGTGAGGGCAAGGAGGAGGGCCGGAGCAAATCCAGGTCCGCCCGCGGCCGGAGCACCTCCAGTGAGGACTCCGAGAAGGAAGAGGAATCGGAGGACGCGGAGTCCACTCGGCGGGGTCCCAGGTTGCAAAGCGAGTTTCGGCACAAGCCCTATCTCGTGATGAGCAGGGTGCGCGAGCAGAGCAGCAAGAGCGAGGTCAGTTGGAAGGCGCTGATGGGCAGGCTCCAGAACCTGCGGCGTCTCAAGGTCTTCGATGTCGAGGATGCGCCAGGTGTGGACTACCGCGAGCTGCTCACGCCCGGGCGGGTGTCGGTGATCGACCTGTCGGACACGGACTCGCCCCAGCACAGCAATCTCGTCATCGCCGACATCCTCCGGGGTCTTCAGGAGACGCAGGAGGCGCGCTACCAGGCGGCGCACGAGCAGAAACAGTCCATCACCCCGGTGCTCATCATCATCGAGGAGGCGCACGAGTTCCTGTCCGCCAGCCGCTTCTCCAAGATGCGGGTATTGTTCGAGCAGGTGGCGAGGATCGCCAAGCGGGGGCGCAAGCGTTGGTTGGGGCTCGTCTTCGTCACGCAACTGCCGCAGCACCTGCCCGACGAGGTGCTGGGGCTGCTCAACAACTTCATCATCCACAAGATCACGGACAGCTCGGTCATCTCCCGGATGAGGAAGACGGTGGGCGGCATCGACGAGAGCTTGTGGAACCGGGTGCCACGGCTCGCGCCCGGCCAGGCGCTCATGTCGTTCAGCAACTTCGCCCGGCCGTTGATGGTCGCGGTGGATCCCGCCCCCGTGAAGCGGCTGCTCGTGGATTAG
- a CDS encoding ImmA/IrrE family metallo-endopeptidase has translation MRSGWLDDAVKASRLPPATVFPRELADEVEIYLPVSLVPLPGLTCHQARDWLAQRNNIRVEVPDQDRPIHGLMVADQGRGFIFYEERDSVEVRRFTLAHEVAHFVLDHLLPRMKALAAFGEDIRPVLDGKRQLGALTGLSAMLKRIPLGVQVRLMDRDSSGAICSGKVDAVEHRADRLAFELLAPADQALRMLEGLPRTRAADELASRFGLRRMEAAAYARILLGPEHRPFSIQKYFPEGEEE, from the coding sequence ATGAGGAGCGGATGGCTGGATGACGCGGTGAAGGCCAGCAGGCTTCCCCCCGCCACGGTGTTCCCCCGCGAGCTGGCGGACGAGGTGGAAATCTACCTTCCTGTCTCCCTCGTTCCGCTTCCAGGGCTCACCTGCCACCAGGCTCGCGATTGGTTGGCCCAGAGGAACAACATCCGGGTCGAAGTCCCGGACCAGGACCGTCCGATCCACGGGCTCATGGTGGCGGATCAAGGGCGGGGATTCATCTTCTATGAGGAGCGGGACTCCGTGGAGGTGCGACGCTTCACCCTGGCGCACGAGGTGGCCCATTTCGTCCTCGATCATCTCCTGCCGCGAATGAAGGCCCTGGCGGCTTTCGGAGAGGACATCCGTCCGGTGCTGGATGGCAAGCGCCAGCTCGGGGCTTTGACGGGCCTGTCCGCCATGCTCAAGCGGATTCCCCTGGGTGTTCAGGTCCGACTCATGGACCGGGATTCCTCGGGCGCCATCTGCTCGGGGAAGGTGGACGCCGTGGAGCATCGCGCGGACCGTCTGGCCTTCGAGTTGTTGGCACCGGCCGATCAGGCCCTGCGGATGCTTGAGGGCCTTCCCCGGACGCGGGCCGCGGACGAACTGGCTTCCCGTTTCGGTCTTCGCCGGATGGAAGCCGCAGCGTACGCCCGCATCCTGCTCGGGCCAGAACATCGGCCCTTTTCCATCCAGAAGTACTTCCCCGAGGGGGAGGAGGAATGA
- a CDS encoding RNA polymerase sigma factor produces MILIDLLKAFARQIEGFVRHDLKCDEDIAYDAVIDVLYAYVATPGRYDPDRKVRLVTYLTKAAKYRVRDRLKSGVSRALREENFASVVELEQPAPKDILENFVEASRAVDRLEKRLSETDLAALRLIVSGEGSTEVLARALGLDPSSQEEMRREVKRHRDRLMKTLERLGKEDPDDPA; encoded by the coding sequence TTGATCCTGATCGATCTGTTGAAGGCCTTCGCCAGGCAGATCGAGGGGTTCGTGCGGCATGACCTGAAGTGCGACGAGGACATCGCCTACGACGCCGTCATCGACGTGCTCTACGCCTATGTGGCGACGCCAGGCCGGTATGACCCCGACAGGAAGGTCCGTCTGGTGACCTACCTCACGAAGGCGGCGAAATATCGGGTGCGGGATCGGCTCAAGTCGGGGGTTTCGCGGGCCCTGCGCGAGGAGAATTTCGCGAGCGTTGTCGAACTCGAGCAGCCGGCTCCGAAGGATATTTTAGAGAATTTCGTGGAGGCATCCCGTGCGGTGGACCGACTGGAGAAGCGCCTGAGTGAAACGGACCTGGCCGCTCTCCGCTTGATCGTGAGTGGGGAGGGCTCCACCGAGGTCCTGGCGCGGGCGCTGGGACTGGACCCCTCGTCGCAGGAGGAGATGCGCCGGGAAGTGAAGCGGCATCGGGATCGGCTCATGAAGACACTGGAACGTTTAGGAAAGGAGGACCCCGATGACCCTGCCTGA
- a CDS encoding DNA polymerase beta superfamily protein translates to MTRDPKHSDAPSRPRGYEQVDRLSIPLPHGTEVTTRVERLAGERRIPQGVVGRVARARDGGFDIQIVGVGELWYARDELVPRKPGQLQFALRRAATWDALRPCVVLETVVGSQAWGLANEASDVDMRGVFALPLPWHFGLADKAKDLVSADGSHTFWEVSKAVEQALRADPNTLETLFVPSARATDALGEWLLAEREAFVSKAIFGSFGRYAMSQLDKLTRSQRLAEHRDLVLAWLCEEPAPSLDEVSQRLAAISPRTAPSPEDALLAAKTYLKQLYRSLWDQGLIESNDFAALTRYARGGGQRPPSARELRPKNAYNLLRLVVLATGWLKDGVPTFEVSGAMKARLLEIKSGQVPLEDVLRDAEALAPELEEAHRTSTLPAFPDYGRADRLLRRVGEELARRWVLKEPGPLGRDAPAPPAVEDKEDAP, encoded by the coding sequence ATGACCCGCGACCCGAAGCATTCCGACGCCCCGAGCCGTCCCCGGGGCTATGAGCAGGTGGACCGGCTCTCCATCCCCCTCCCCCACGGCACCGAGGTCACCACCCGCGTGGAGCGGCTGGCCGGAGAGCGCCGCATCCCCCAGGGAGTGGTGGGCCGCGTGGCCCGCGCCCGGGACGGCGGCTTCGACATCCAGATCGTCGGCGTGGGCGAGCTCTGGTACGCCCGGGACGAGCTGGTGCCGCGCAAGCCGGGCCAGCTCCAGTTCGCCCTGCGCCGCGCCGCCACCTGGGACGCCCTGCGCCCCTGCGTGGTGCTGGAGACCGTGGTGGGCTCGCAGGCCTGGGGCCTCGCCAACGAAGCCTCCGACGTCGACATGCGCGGCGTCTTCGCCCTCCCCCTGCCCTGGCACTTCGGACTCGCCGACAAGGCGAAGGATCTCGTCAGCGCGGATGGCAGCCACACCTTCTGGGAAGTCTCCAAGGCGGTGGAGCAGGCGCTCCGGGCCGATCCCAACACCCTGGAGACGCTCTTCGTCCCCAGCGCCCGCGCCACGGACGCCCTGGGCGAGTGGCTGCTCGCCGAGCGCGAGGCCTTCGTGTCCAAGGCGATCTTCGGCAGCTTCGGCCGGTATGCCATGAGCCAGCTCGACAAGCTCACGCGCAGCCAGCGGCTCGCCGAGCACCGGGATCTCGTCCTCGCGTGGCTGTGCGAGGAGCCCGCGCCCTCGCTCGACGAGGTGTCCCAGCGGCTCGCCGCCATCTCTCCGCGCACCGCGCCCTCGCCCGAGGACGCGCTGCTCGCGGCCAAGACGTACCTCAAGCAGCTCTACCGCTCGCTGTGGGATCAGGGCCTCATCGAGTCCAACGACTTCGCCGCCCTCACCCGCTATGCGCGCGGAGGCGGACAGCGGCCCCCCAGCGCTCGCGAGCTGCGGCCGAAGAACGCCTACAACCTGCTGCGGCTGGTGGTGCTCGCCACCGGATGGCTGAAGGACGGCGTGCCCACGTTCGAGGTGTCCGGCGCCATGAAGGCACGCCTGCTGGAGATCAAGTCGGGACAGGTTCCCCTGGAAGACGTGCTGCGAGACGCCGAGGCGCTCGCGCCGGAGTTGGAGGAGGCCCACCGCACCAGCACCCTGCCCGCGTTCCCCGATTACGGGCGCGCGGACCGGCTGCTGCGGCGCGTGGGTGAGGAGTTGGCGCGGCGCTGGGTGCTGAAGGAGCCCGGGCCGCTCGGCCGCGATGCCCCCGCGCCTCCGGCCGTCGAGGACAAGGAGGACGCCCCATGA
- a CDS encoding DNA polymerase beta superfamily protein, whose product MTQDLLTEHQTRVAQRVLDEEAAHRWHLVVSLTGAHAYGFPSPDSDLDLKCVHVTPTSHLFQLEPRPSAPTERLEIVEGVEVDYSSNELGAVLTGVLQGNGNYLERLLGAHPLRGSSELEALRPLVRGVLSRRLHRHYRGFAQSQAREWEKTGFRSAKKLLYVLRTALTGTHALLTGEVEADLTVLMDRYGFAEAGELIRWKRRGERSELSEALSLSWRDKVGRALEQLDAARERSVLPEEPREGGALEAWLLELRRSRW is encoded by the coding sequence ATGACGCAGGACCTGCTGACGGAACACCAGACGCGCGTGGCCCAGCGCGTGCTCGACGAGGAAGCCGCGCACCGGTGGCACCTCGTCGTGAGCCTCACGGGGGCCCATGCGTATGGCTTCCCCTCGCCCGACAGCGACCTGGACCTCAAGTGCGTCCACGTCACGCCCACCTCGCACCTGTTCCAGCTGGAGCCGCGCCCTTCCGCACCCACCGAGCGCCTGGAGATCGTGGAGGGCGTCGAGGTGGATTACTCCTCCAACGAGCTGGGTGCCGTGCTCACCGGCGTGCTCCAGGGCAATGGCAACTACCTGGAGCGGCTGCTCGGCGCCCACCCCCTCCGGGGCTCCAGTGAGCTGGAGGCCCTGCGGCCCCTGGTGCGGGGCGTCCTGTCGCGGCGCCTCCACCGGCACTACCGCGGCTTCGCCCAGAGCCAGGCGCGCGAGTGGGAGAAGACAGGCTTTCGCTCCGCCAAGAAGCTCCTCTATGTGCTGCGCACGGCGCTCACCGGCACCCATGCGCTGCTCACCGGCGAGGTGGAAGCGGACCTCACCGTGCTGATGGACCGCTATGGCTTCGCCGAAGCGGGAGAGCTCATCCGCTGGAAACGGCGCGGCGAGCGCAGCGAGCTGTCCGAGGCGCTCTCCCTAAGCTGGCGCGACAAGGTCGGCCGGGCCCTCGAGCAGCTCGACGCGGCGCGTGAGCGCTCCGTTCTTCCAGAGGAGCCCCGGGAGGGCGGCGCGCTGGAGGCGTGGTTGCTCGAACTGCGGCGCTCGCGGTGGTAG
- a CDS encoding DUF2157 domain-containing protein, with amino-acid sequence MALGSRAVPLDPLDLAATPERLHALARASVLSPSALEQASRLAVATPGPAAWRRFLSTVLLGFGSLLVLSGVIYFFAFNWQALHRFGKLGLVLAAITGACIAAWRLGEGLAGQFALLFAAVLVGPLLAVYGQAYQTGADPYGLFLGWGVLILPWVVLARFSPLWLWLLLLVDTALVLYWEQVADWEGTLLLLTLAGINGVAWVAHEVLARRGVAWLQGRWLPRVLAMMTVLPLLGPAVMLAASPKNADPENVVALCLLAGLMGAVYLFHRRVRQELFLLTLCALSGVTLLSTFGGYLLFKQARDIGLDSLGAFFGLGLLVIAQVGLAVWWLRAEARDVEEA; translated from the coding sequence ATGGCACTAGGCTCGCGCGCCGTGCCCCTCGATCCCCTCGATCTCGCCGCTACCCCCGAGCGCCTCCACGCGCTCGCGAGGGCCAGCGTCCTGTCTCCCTCCGCCCTGGAGCAGGCCTCTCGACTCGCCGTGGCCACTCCAGGCCCGGCCGCCTGGCGGCGCTTCCTGTCCACCGTGCTGCTCGGCTTCGGCTCGCTGCTGGTGCTCTCCGGCGTCATCTACTTCTTCGCCTTCAACTGGCAGGCCCTCCACCGCTTCGGGAAGCTGGGGCTGGTGCTGGCCGCCATCACCGGGGCCTGCATCGCCGCGTGGCGGCTGGGCGAGGGGCTCGCGGGACAGTTCGCCCTGCTCTTCGCCGCGGTGCTCGTGGGCCCCCTCCTCGCCGTGTATGGGCAGGCGTACCAGACGGGCGCGGACCCCTACGGCCTGTTCCTCGGGTGGGGAGTGCTCATCCTGCCCTGGGTGGTGCTCGCGCGCTTCAGCCCCTTGTGGCTGTGGCTGTTGCTGCTCGTGGACACGGCGCTCGTCCTCTACTGGGAGCAGGTCGCCGACTGGGAGGGCACCCTGCTCCTGCTCACGCTCGCGGGAATCAATGGCGTGGCCTGGGTCGCGCACGAGGTGCTCGCGAGACGCGGCGTCGCCTGGCTCCAGGGACGCTGGTTGCCACGAGTGCTCGCGATGATGACGGTGCTGCCCCTGCTCGGCCCGGCGGTGATGCTGGCGGCCTCGCCCAAGAACGCGGACCCCGAGAACGTCGTGGCACTCTGCCTGCTCGCCGGGCTCATGGGCGCGGTGTACCTCTTCCACCGCCGGGTCCGTCAGGAGCTCTTCCTGCTCACCTTGTGCGCCCTGAGCGGGGTGACCCTGCTCTCCACCTTCGGGGGATACCTGCTGTTCAAGCAGGCCAGGGACATCGGTCTCGATTCCCTGGGCGCCTTCTTCGGGCTCGGCCTGCTCGTCATCGCGCAGGTGGGGCTCGCGGTCTGGTGGCTGCGTGCCGAGGCACGTGACGTGGAGGAGGCATAG
- a CDS encoding DUF4401 domain-containing protein translates to MAFKPSLRAVLPPEAQQPARDMLLSLPETRLSTPWFVNVLSGLGAWVASLFLVIFLALFLLDGNKTGAIVVGLLITAGAVVLRRASAHVFVTQLALSAGLAGQGFFLMGVDRLSRSEAVLALAALVLQLVLLVVYPDTLQRFLSTLFAGLSLLYLLRTLAPAVVADVALVGLTALAHVLLLQQGRFQSRARIAPLVTPTAFGLITTLFWVLLMRTWFQDFYRYLFDREGGVPAGVLTLGLAAVTLYSAWRVMEETQAGPGGAAGVTAFAALALTALLTLNTPGVIAALGVLMLGFHRRNTVLLGLAVLFILVFGVSYYYDLKMTLLAKSLALLGSGLLMLGLRLFIARRFPVAGEAP, encoded by the coding sequence ATGGCCTTCAAACCCTCGCTTCGAGCCGTCCTTCCCCCCGAGGCCCAGCAACCAGCCCGCGACATGCTCCTGTCGCTCCCCGAGACCCGGCTCAGCACGCCCTGGTTCGTCAACGTCCTGAGCGGGCTGGGTGCGTGGGTCGCCTCCCTGTTCCTGGTGATCTTCCTCGCGCTGTTCCTCCTGGACGGCAACAAGACAGGAGCGATCGTCGTGGGGCTCCTCATCACCGCGGGCGCGGTGGTGCTGCGCCGCGCGAGTGCCCATGTCTTCGTCACCCAGCTCGCCCTGTCCGCGGGGCTTGCCGGCCAGGGGTTCTTCCTCATGGGCGTGGATCGCCTCTCGAGGAGTGAGGCGGTCCTCGCCCTCGCCGCGCTCGTCCTCCAGCTCGTGCTCCTCGTCGTCTACCCGGACACCCTCCAGCGCTTCCTGTCCACGCTGTTCGCTGGCCTCTCGCTGCTGTACCTGCTGCGAACCCTGGCACCCGCGGTGGTGGCGGACGTGGCCCTGGTGGGGCTCACCGCGCTCGCCCACGTGCTCCTGCTCCAACAGGGAAGATTCCAGAGCCGCGCCAGGATCGCGCCGTTGGTGACACCCACGGCCTTCGGGCTCATCACCACCCTCTTCTGGGTGCTGCTCATGCGCACCTGGTTCCAGGACTTCTACCGGTACCTCTTCGACCGCGAGGGTGGAGTCCCCGCGGGCGTGCTGACACTGGGACTCGCCGCGGTGACGCTGTACTCGGCCTGGCGGGTGATGGAGGAGACCCAGGCCGGGCCGGGAGGCGCCGCGGGTGTGACGGCCTTCGCCGCGCTGGCCCTCACGGCCCTGCTCACGTTGAACACCCCCGGCGTCATCGCCGCGCTGGGCGTGCTGATGCTCGGCTTCCACCGGCGCAACACCGTGCTGCTCGGCCTGGCCGTGCTCTTCATCCTCGTGTTCGGCGTGAGCTACTACTACGACCTGAAGATGACGCTGCTCGCCAAGTCGCTCGCGCTGCTGGGCAGTGGCCTGCTCATGCTCGGCCTGCGGCTCTTCATCGCCCGCCGCTTTCCCGTGGCCGGGGAGGCCCCATGA
- a CDS encoding GDYXXLXY domain-containing protein produces MKRTHVIFGGLVLVVVALVALVASKERLLARGTPLFLELAPVDPRSLIQGDYMVLDYAVSREAGIPEGGPVADGRLVIRRDERGVGHYVRSEESQPLAPGESWLRYKVRRGRVRLGAESFFFQEGHAEHYARAKYGELRVAEDGSSVLVGLRDADLHPLGGGPLSTDPDAP; encoded by the coding sequence ATGAAGCGCACCCACGTCATCTTCGGTGGACTCGTCCTGGTGGTGGTGGCCCTGGTGGCACTCGTCGCCAGCAAGGAGCGGCTGCTCGCACGGGGCACGCCCCTGTTCCTGGAGCTCGCCCCGGTGGATCCCCGCTCGCTCATCCAGGGCGATTACATGGTGCTCGACTACGCCGTCAGCCGCGAAGCCGGCATCCCCGAGGGCGGTCCGGTAGCGGACGGGCGATTGGTGATCCGCAGGGACGAGCGGGGCGTGGGCCACTACGTCCGGAGCGAGGAGTCACAGCCCCTGGCTCCCGGGGAGTCGTGGCTGCGCTACAAGGTGCGCCGGGGCCGCGTCCGTCTGGGCGCGGAGTCCTTCTTCTTCCAGGAAGGGCACGCCGAGCACTACGCCCGGGCGAAGTATGGCGAGCTGCGGGTGGCCGAGGACGGCTCCAGCGTCCTCGTGGGCCTGAGGGACGCCGACCTCCACCCCCTGGGAGGCGGTCCCCTTTCCACGGACCCGGACGCCCCGTGA
- a CDS encoding class I SAM-dependent methyltransferase gives MQRLSDWYDHPEYYEAIFGTDTAREVDFLAEVSRRYGTGGKRWLEPACGAGRLVAEAAGRGFQVVGYDISEKMLAHARARLSPALRRRVRLHRSRMEEFFQPELEGQVDLAFNLVSTFRYLDSEKAALAHLKGTRRLLKPGGLYVLGFHLTDYERDKAERERWVEPLGEDTVVCNTHEGLPDRKLRRSAMRNRLRITGPGKDLLIETHWHFRTYDLAQARRLFRAAGLQVRAVFDFDYQVDAPRAPREIRLDSIFVLAPGEAAGPSPGK, from the coding sequence ATGCAACGACTGTCCGATTGGTATGACCATCCCGAGTACTACGAGGCCATCTTCGGCACGGACACCGCGCGCGAGGTGGACTTCCTCGCCGAGGTGAGCCGCCGCTACGGCACGGGAGGCAAGCGCTGGCTCGAGCCCGCGTGCGGCGCGGGCCGCCTGGTGGCCGAGGCCGCGGGCCGGGGCTTCCAGGTGGTGGGCTACGACATCTCCGAGAAGATGCTGGCCCATGCGCGCGCCCGCCTGTCCCCGGCCCTGCGTCGGCGCGTGCGGCTGCACCGCTCGCGCATGGAGGAGTTCTTCCAGCCGGAGCTGGAGGGGCAGGTGGACCTGGCGTTCAACCTCGTGTCCACGTTCCGCTACCTCGACAGCGAGAAGGCGGCGCTCGCGCACCTGAAGGGCACGCGGCGGCTGCTCAAGCCCGGGGGGCTGTACGTGCTGGGCTTCCACCTCACCGACTACGAGCGCGACAAGGCCGAGCGCGAGCGCTGGGTGGAGCCGCTCGGCGAGGACACGGTGGTGTGCAACACCCACGAGGGGCTGCCGGACCGGAAGCTGCGGCGCTCGGCCATGCGCAACCGGCTGCGCATCACCGGGCCCGGCAAGGATCTGCTCATCGAGACGCACTGGCACTTCCGCACGTATGACCTCGCGCAGGCGCGGCGGCTGTTCCGGGCGGCGGGGCTCCAGGTGCGGGCGGTGTTCGACTTCGACTACCAGGTGGACGCGCCGCGCGCCCCGAGGGAGATCCGGCTCGACAGCATCTTCGTCCTGGCTCCCGGCGAGGCGGCGGGCCCCTCACCGGGGAAGTGA
- a CDS encoding ZIP family metal transporter, which produces MPLAVSLTLYSLIILVGALVGALAVVLTRTPTRLVTFLAFAAGVMFGAAFFHMLPEAYVGGGFWAFALVPAGFVFLMVLERYVLTHACEEPADCKEHVHGHTLGLTAFLGLSTHTLFDGIALGSAVKEGVGLMALMAITSHKVPSSLSLASILKAEGKSTSRILTFAMLYGLMVPLGAVLYFAFDAVLRFESLAPRALAFSAGTFLYVAVTDLLPHVNRHGKDNKARNLVALMTGLLLMLALARVAEFPGH; this is translated from the coding sequence ATGCCTCTCGCGGTATCCCTCACGCTCTATTCGCTGATCATCCTGGTGGGTGCCCTCGTGGGGGCGCTGGCGGTGGTGCTCACCCGGACGCCCACGCGGCTGGTGACGTTCCTGGCGTTCGCCGCGGGGGTGATGTTCGGGGCGGCGTTCTTCCACATGCTCCCCGAGGCCTATGTCGGCGGAGGCTTCTGGGCGTTCGCGCTGGTGCCCGCGGGCTTCGTCTTCCTGATGGTGCTGGAGCGCTACGTGCTGACGCACGCGTGCGAGGAGCCGGCCGATTGCAAGGAGCACGTGCACGGGCACACGCTGGGCCTGACGGCCTTCCTCGGCCTGTCCACGCACACGCTGTTCGATGGGATTGCCTTGGGCTCGGCGGTGAAGGAGGGGGTGGGACTGATGGCGCTGATGGCCATCACCTCGCACAAGGTGCCCTCGTCCCTGTCGCTCGCCTCCATCCTCAAGGCCGAGGGCAAGAGCACCTCGCGCATCCTCACCTTCGCGATGCTCTACGGGCTGATGGTGCCGCTGGGCGCGGTGCTCTACTTCGCCTTCGACGCGGTGCTGCGCTTCGAGTCGCTCGCCCCCCGGGCGCTGGCCTTCTCGGCGGGCACCTTCCTCTACGTGGCGGTGACGGATCTGCTGCCGCACGTGAACCGGCACGGCAAGGACAACAAGGCGCGCAACCTGGTGGCGCTGATGACGGGCCTGCTCTTGATGCTCGCGCTGGCGCGGGTGGCGGAGTTCCCGGGGCACTGA